From Agelaius phoeniceus isolate bAgePho1 chromosome 27, bAgePho1.hap1, whole genome shotgun sequence, one genomic window encodes:
- the PGLYRP2 gene encoding N-acetylmuramoyl-L-alanine amidase: protein MFLWLLLALSICAHPGTAVSPTVPPRHMDSVLDILDALESPARGGSPGAAAALVRRLGVCSTPGCRAVLGGPLGTPERPPALTPGQWQLLTELLHHDPATPELGAVLAPDGSTVALGPLLAGIEAGLRSGGFGRPLPTLDPPADPLWAVTITEALGTSFLLAQGSDHNATALGPGGCWDDVENPQNYTLRGPPSPVPDPVAIGAMDGAVLGARLARGPLPVAELLRGYYGTGNGSEVGRPPSSYRRRNFGALAGQGRLEKEVAAVLELLRTLSPTSELLRDVGTQEVAAVAHRAAREFSERYVECPAIMPRCLWGARPYRGTPAPLQPPLGSVFLHHTLEPSRPCQTFGACARAMREMQRFHQDTRGWDDIGYSFVVGSDGYLYEGRGWHWVGAHTKGYNTQGFGVGIVGDFTATLPDPDTLALMRDELLPCAVRFGHIRPDFILRGHRQLGHTDCPGNALFEEIQSWPGFQGTPVARGLRSLREVTRGVPRVSPGRPQREQQHHLPRERRKRRRR, encoded by the exons AtgttcctgtggctgctgctggcactgagcaTCTGCGCCCACCCTGGCACAG ctgtgtccccaacTGTCCCCCCACGCCACATGGACTCGGTGCTCGACATCCTGGATGCCCTCGAGTCCCcagcccggggcggctcccCCGGCGCCGCCGCGGCCTTGGTGAGGCGGCTGGGAGTCTGCAGCACCCCGGGGTGCCGGGCGGTGCTGGGCGGGCCCCTCGGGACCCCCGAACGCCCCCCGGCTCTCACCCCGGGCCAATGGCAGCTCCTGACCGAGCTCCTCCACCACGACCCGGCGACACCGGAGCTGGGGGCGGTGCTGGCGCCCGACGGCTCCACGGTGGCCCTCGGTCCCCTCCTGGCCGGCATCGAGGCGGGGCTGAGATCCGGCGGGTTTGGGcgacccctccccaccctcgACCCGCCCGCCGACCCCCTCTGGGCTGTCACCATCACCGAGGCTTTGGGGACATCCTTCCTGCTGGCGCAGGGGAGTGACCACAACGCCACCGCGTTGGGACCCGGCGGCTGCTGGGACGACGTGGAGAACCCCCAAAATTACACCTTGAGGGGTCCCCCGTCCCCTGTCCCCGACCCTGTGGCCATCGGGGCCATGGATGGGGCAGTCCTGGGGGCGCGGCTGGCCCGGGGACCCCTCCCGGTGGCCGAACTGCTTCGGGGCTACTACGGGACCGGGAATGGCTCGGAAGTGGGGAGACCCCCCAGCAGTTACCGGCGCCGGAATTTTGGGGCACTGGCGGGACAGGGACGACTGGAGAAGGAGGTGGCAGCGGttttggagctgctgaggaCGCTGTCGCCCACCTCGGAGCTCCTGAGAGACGTGGGGACACAGGAGGTGGCAGCCGTGGCTCATAGGGCAGCGCGGGAGTTCAGCGAGCGCTACGTGG AGTGCCCGGCCATCATGCCGCGCTGCCTGTGGGGTGCCCGTCCCTACCGGGGCACCCCGGCCCCGCTGCAGCCCCCGCTGGGCTCGGTGTTCCTGCACCACACCCTGGAGCCATCCCGGCCCTGCCAGACCTTCGGCGCCTGCGCCCGCGCCATGAGGGAAATGCAGCGCTTCCACCAGGACACCCGCGGCTGGGACGACATCGGCTACAG CTTTGTGGTGGGCTCGGATGGGTACCTGTACGAGGGccgggggtggcactgggtgggtgCCCACACCAAGGGCTACAACACCCAAGGCTTCGGCGTTGGCATCGTTGGGGACTTCACGGCCACCCTGCCGGACCCCGACACGCTGGCCCTCATGCGGGACgagctcctgccctgcgccGTCCGCTTCGGCCACATCCGGCCGGACTTCATCCTGCGCGGCCACCGCCAGCTCGGCCACACCGACTGCCCCGGCAACGCCCTCTTCGAGGAGATCCAGAGCTGGCCTGGCTTCCAGGGGACACCAGTGGCACGGGGACTCAGG tcTCTTCGAGAGGTCACCCGCGGTGTCCCCCGGGTGTCACCGGGGCGTCCCCagcgggagcagcagcatcacctcccGAGGGAGCGgcggaaaaggaggaggaggtga